In one Corallococcus sp. EGB genomic region, the following are encoded:
- a CDS encoding TIGR02269 family lipoprotein, with the protein MRKSLTFCVLLLWMAACASSTPLQQRWDDAEAECGDASADACVTLVCGDTACGFFRCEDVPGEVVLARGLPPRPPPVAVAPAPGSGPRRNWGGSMGLPGDAEPVMVFPWYGTPKPVPPQRQLPAGKFEKHHIFPQAPDLAQWFKERGVDIHQYTIPIPVHVHRRIHSNGPSGGMWNEAWRDFKEQNRGASPQDIFRHAGELIYRFQLLGGPIQQYH; encoded by the coding sequence ATGAGGAAGAGCCTGACGTTCTGTGTGCTGTTGCTGTGGATGGCGGCGTGCGCTTCCAGCACGCCGCTCCAGCAGCGGTGGGATGACGCCGAAGCGGAGTGTGGTGACGCGAGCGCGGATGCATGTGTGACCCTGGTCTGTGGGGACACGGCGTGCGGCTTCTTCCGATGCGAGGACGTGCCTGGGGAGGTGGTGCTGGCGCGCGGACTGCCACCCCGGCCGCCTCCTGTGGCGGTGGCTCCCGCGCCGGGAAGTGGGCCTCGGCGCAACTGGGGCGGCAGCATGGGGCTGCCGGGTGATGCGGAACCGGTGATGGTGTTCCCCTGGTACGGGACACCCAAGCCCGTGCCTCCTCAGCGGCAGTTACCGGCGGGGAAGTTCGAGAAGCACCACATCTTCCCGCAGGCCCCGGACCTGGCCCAGTGGTTCAAGGAGCGAGGCGTCGACATCCACCAGTACACGATCCCCATCCCCGTCCACGTCCACCGGCGCATCCACAGCAATGGGCCCAGCGGGGGCATGTGGAATGAAGCCTGGCGAGACTTCAAGGAACAGAATCGAGGCGCTTCGCCGCAAGATATCTTCCGGCACGCCGGAGAACTCATTTATCGCTTCCAGCTTCTGGGCGGACCCATCCAGCAGTACCACTGA